GCCCGGAAGGCACGCATGGGGTACGAGATCCGGATCAGCGGCGAGGGCGGCCAGGGGGTCATTCTGGCGGGGATCATCCTGGCCGAGGCGGCCATTGAGGATGGGAAGAACGTCGTCCAGAGCCAGGCCTACGGTCCCGAGTCGCGGGGCGGCGTGACCAAGAGCGAGGTGATCATCAGCGAGGAGGAGATCGACTACCCGAAGGCCACCAAACTCGATCTCCTCCTGGCCCTGAGCCTGGAGGCCTGTGGCAGGTATCGGCAGGATCTGAAAGAGGGGGGGATCCTGCTGGTCGAGGCCTCCCGGGTGCCAGCGGTCCCCGGGAATTGCCATCTCGTCCACCGCCTGCCGTTCCTGGCGACGGCCCAGGAGGCCGCGGGGAAGGCCCTCACGGCGAACATCGTCGCCCTGGGCGCGCTGGTGGGCCTCTCGGGAGCGGTTTCCCGGAGGGCCATCGAGCGCGCGGTCGCCGCGAGGGCCCCGAAGGGGACCGAGGAGCAGAACCTGAAGGCGCTCGCCGCGGGCTTCGAGCTGGTCGAGAGAGAGAAAACCGCTGGCGCAGGCTCCGGCTCGCTCCCCTGAACCCGGCTCGAAAGCTGGGACATCAAGGCCCCAGCGGACTTCCCTTCAATCATCACTACTTACCCGGAACCGACCTCGCTCCTAGGGCGCCAAGGTCCCAGGCGCCGTCCGCTCTCCCCGATACGCGACAGGGTCTGAGCCCTCTTTCACTGGAAATCCAACGCCTTACGCTCTCCTCTCGAACCCCTCCATCCTGGCACCATCGTTGCTCAACGAATCTCAGTGCGAGGGATTGGGTCGGGGGCCGCACAGAACGAGCGGCCCGGACCCGGGCCTGACAAAAGGGAGGGGAGGCGTCGATGCTGGAGATCCGCTGGCACGCCCGGGCGGGCCAGGGAGCCATCACGGCGGCCAAGGTCCTTGCCGAGGCCGCCATGGAGGAGGGGAAGTACATCCAGGCCATGCCCGAGTATGGCCCGGAGCGGTCGGGCGCACCGATCCGCGCCTACAACAGGATCAGCACGTCCCCCATCCGGCAGCGCAGCCAGGTGACCACGCCCGATCTGGTCGTCGTGGTGGACCCCAGCCTGCTCGAGACAGAGGACCTCCTCGCGGGGACCGATGCCGCCGCGTTGCTCCTCATCAACACCCCGGAGGACCCGAGGGTGGTGCGGGA
The nucleotide sequence above comes from Candidatus Methylomirabilis sp.. Encoded proteins:
- a CDS encoding 2-oxoacid:acceptor oxidoreductase family protein; this encodes MGYEIRISGEGGQGVILAGIILAEAAIEDGKNVVQSQAYGPESRGGVTKSEVIISEEEIDYPKATKLDLLLALSLEACGRYRQDLKEGGILLVEASRVPAVPGNCHLVHRLPFLATAQEAAGKALTANIVALGALVGLSGAVSRRAIERAVAARAPKGTEEQNLKALAAGFELVEREKTAGAGSGSLP
- a CDS encoding 2-oxoacid:acceptor oxidoreductase family protein, whose translation is MLEIRWHARAGQGAITAAKVLAEAAMEEGKYIQAMPEYGPERSGAPIRAYNRISTSPIRQRSQVTTPDLVVVVDPSLLETEDLLAGTDAAALLLINTPEDPRVVRERLQVPGRRIFTLDATRIAREEMGKNFPNTPLLGALTRMAAEVGLEGVQQQLRRELGKKVTPAVLESNLRALERGYREVRGEESEGEQS